In Streptococcus parapneumoniae, the genomic stretch ATCGATTTTATTTCGACGACGAGTTAGTAAGGAGGCTAGGTAAACGCCATAGCGATTGCCGTTTTCTGACGAGTTGCTTTAGCTACCGTCAGAATTGCCTAGTTGTACACCACTACCATGGCTGGGCGTAGGATGCGGTCATGGAGTTTGTAGCCTTTTTGGAAAACTTGGGCGATGGTATCTGCTGGATGTTCATCGTCTGCTGGGAGAGTTTGGATGGCCATATGGTAGTTATGGTCAAATTCACCGTCAGCTGCGATTTCTTCGATTCCTTCTTCTTTCAAAGCGTGAATCAAGCTTTCTTGCACCATCTCCAATCCTTTTTTGACATCGTCTGTCAATCCTTCAACCGCGAGTGCACGCTCAAGGTTATCCAAAGAAGGGAGAATCGCTTTTGCCAAGTCCTGGCTACGATAATGTTGCAAGTTTTGACGCTCTTCATTGGCACGGCGTTGGATATTTTGCATTTCTGCATGAGCGCGAAGGTATTTATTTTCGAACTCATCTGCACGTTCATTTGCCAAGTCCAACTCAGACTTCTCAGGAGTCGTTTCTTCAGTTGTTTCCACAACTTCCTCTTCTTGAACTTCTTGAACTTCTTCTACTTCTTCATTTTTTATATCTTGGACCATTTTCGCCTCCTTTAATGATTTCAATCTTAATGTACTTCGTAATGATTACTACTAAGGTAGCGGTAAAAATCTGTCAACTTCATGGTCAAAACACGGTTGACCACATTGACTTGGTTGATTAGCTGTTGGTAATCCAGATTGACTGGACCGATAATGGCTAGAATTCCAACTCCCCGATAAGGAATGAGGAACTTGCTACTAATCACCGCTAGGTCAGCTAGACAGGACTCTTGACTGTCCGCAACACGAACATTTTGCATCTGATCTTCATGCAAACCCTCACGAATCTCCAGAGCCACCTTTTGCGGTTGATCAAAGAACTGATAGGCTGCTAGATTGGCAAAATTCAAGAGATTAACCTTGCCCGCCACCACAATGTTTTCGTTGAACATTTCCTTAAAGATATGTTCAAAGAGATCGATAACATTGTCCGTTGTTGTAAAGTAACGCTGGAT encodes the following:
- the grpE gene encoding nucleotide exchange factor GrpE → MVQDIKNEEVEEVQEVQEEEVVETTEETTPEKSELDLANERADEFENKYLRAHAEMQNIQRRANEERQNLQHYRSQDLAKAILPSLDNLERALAVEGLTDDVKKGLEMVQESLIHALKEEGIEEIAADGEFDHNYHMAIQTLPADDEHPADTIAQVFQKGYKLHDRILRPAMVVVYN